One Dictyoglomus thermophilum H-6-12 DNA window includes the following coding sequences:
- a CDS encoding zinc-dependent alcohol dehydrogenase, which yields MKNMGWLLRDIRRLELIETPIEHPKDNEVLLEVIYAGICGSDLHAYLGEHPFVKPGIVLGHEFVGKVIEKGKDVENLEVNDFVVVEPSLTCGTCYNCTHGRYNICKNLDVIGCTKTNGGFQKYIKIPAHKVYKINDIPLKRAVLTEPLAVAVHGVRRSSFKPGDEVLVIGSGPIGLLTTIVLYLSSAKKIVLVDVLDKRLHLAKTLCPGIITIKPEELNSNLFTQEGPDLVFECVGVDQTINMAIEYARKGTDIILMGVPKEISTAKLIYIQDRELNLKGSLMYTKDDYLIAIDLLRKNQLNYEALITHLYPFDKVSEAFEDILKYKEEYFKVIIDIKGE from the coding sequence ATGAAAAATATGGGATGGCTTCTTAGAGATATAAGAAGACTTGAACTTATCGAAACACCTATAGAGCATCCTAAAGATAATGAGGTTCTTCTTGAAGTTATCTATGCGGGAATCTGTGGCTCTGACCTCCATGCCTATCTTGGAGAACATCCTTTTGTAAAACCAGGTATTGTCTTAGGACATGAGTTTGTAGGAAAAGTAATTGAAAAGGGAAAGGATGTAGAAAATTTAGAAGTAAATGATTTTGTTGTAGTAGAGCCGAGTTTAACCTGTGGGACCTGTTATAACTGCACCCACGGAAGATATAACATATGCAAAAACCTTGATGTAATAGGATGTACAAAAACCAACGGCGGATTTCAGAAGTATATAAAAATTCCAGCCCACAAAGTTTATAAAATAAATGATATTCCTTTAAAAAGAGCCGTATTAACTGAGCCTCTTGCAGTTGCAGTACATGGAGTAAGAAGATCATCCTTCAAACCAGGGGATGAAGTACTGGTAATAGGAAGTGGTCCCATCGGTCTCCTTACCACCATAGTTTTATATCTATCATCGGCTAAAAAAATAGTTCTTGTTGATGTACTTGATAAGAGGCTTCATCTTGCAAAAACTTTATGCCCTGGAATAATTACTATAAAACCAGAAGAATTAAATTCAAACCTCTTTACCCAAGAAGGACCTGACTTAGTATTTGAATGTGTAGGAGTAGATCAAACCATAAATATGGCCATTGAATACGCAAGAAAGGGAACTGACATTATCCTTATGGGAGTACCAAAGGAGATTTCTACAGCAAAACTCATTTATATTCAGGATAGAGAATTGAACCTAAAGGGATCCTTAATGTATACAAAAGATGATTATCTCATTGCTATTGACCTATTAAGAAAAAACCAATTAAATTATGAAGCTTTGATTACCCACCTATATCCTTTTGATAAAGTCTCTGAGGCTTTTGAAGATATACTAAAGTATAAAGAAGAATATTTTAAAGTGATAATTGACATTAAAGGGGAGTAG
- a CDS encoding ABC transporter ATP-binding protein: MFIQIKDLSKSYQLGLTKINALKRVSMDLEKGKIYVILGPSGSGKTTLLNILGGIDKPDEGKVIVEEEDITNYGDKELTNYRRRKLGFIFQFYNLVNSLTVLENVLSTKYLSEDGLDPKEVLEIVGMWEHKDKFPFELSGGEQQRVAIARAVVKNPAIILCDEPTGALDFENAKRVLKLLEDINKRYGTTIIIATHNTAIAKMSHKIIRLRSGELVEYQDNPSPVPAEEVVW, translated from the coding sequence ATGTTTATTCAAATCAAAGATCTCTCTAAGAGTTATCAGTTAGGACTAACTAAAATTAATGCTCTTAAAAGAGTTTCTATGGATCTTGAAAAGGGTAAAATCTATGTAATACTTGGGCCTTCAGGCTCTGGAAAGACCACTCTTCTTAATATTCTTGGAGGAATTGATAAACCTGATGAAGGGAAAGTTATAGTTGAGGAAGAAGATATAACTAATTACGGTGATAAAGAGTTAACTAACTATCGTAGAAGGAAACTTGGTTTTATCTTTCAATTTTATAATCTTGTGAATTCTCTAACGGTCTTAGAAAATGTACTTTCTACAAAATATCTCTCAGAGGATGGTTTAGATCCTAAAGAAGTACTTGAGATTGTGGGAATGTGGGAACATAAGGATAAATTTCCCTTTGAGCTTTCTGGAGGTGAACAGCAAAGAGTAGCTATAGCAAGGGCAGTAGTGAAAAATCCGGCTATAATTCTTTGTGATGAGCCTACTGGTGCTCTTGATTTTGAAAATGCGAAAAGAGTACTTAAACTCCTTGAGGATATAAATAAAAGATATGGTACCACAATTATAATTGCTACTCATAATACTGCTATCGCTAAGATGTCTCACAAGATTATAAGGCTAAGAAGTGGTGAGTTAGTTGAATATCAAGATAATCCATCTCCTGTACCTGCTGAGGAGGTGGTTTGGTAA